In Helianthus annuus cultivar XRQ/B chromosome 8, HanXRQr2.0-SUNRISE, whole genome shotgun sequence, a single genomic region encodes these proteins:
- the LOC110872481 gene encoding histone H2B produces MAPKAAEKKPAEKKPAEEKKTAAAEKAPAEKKPKAGKKLPKEAGAGAADKKKKRSKKSVETYKIYIFKVLKQVHPDIGISSKAMGIMNSFINDIFEKLAQEASRLARYNKKPTITSREIQTAVRLVLPGELAKHAVSEGTKAVTKFTSS; encoded by the coding sequence atgGCGCCAAAGGCAGCAGAGAAGAAGCCCGCTGAGAAGAAGCCGGCGGAGGAGAAGAAAACCGCCGCAGCTGAGAAAGCTCCGGCCGAGAAGAAGCCGAAAGCCGGGAAGAAGCTTCCGAAGGAAGCCGGAGCCGGAGCAGCcgataagaagaagaagaggagcaAGAAGAGCGTTGAGACGTACAAGATCTACATATTCAAGGTGTTGAAGCAGGTTCATCCGGATATCGGAATTTCAAGCAAGGCTATGGGGATTATGAACTCCTTTATTAATGATATCTTTGAGAAGCTTGCTCAGGAAGCTTCTAGGCTTGCTAGGTATAATAAGAAGCCTACTATTACGTCCAGGGAGATTCAGACCGCGGTCAGGCTGGTTCTGCCCGGTGAATTGGCAAAGCATGCTGTTTCTGAGGGCACCAAGGCTGTTACTAAATTCACCAGTTCTTAG
- the LOC110872482 gene encoding histone H2B-like, which translates to MAPKAEKKPAEKKQAEEKKTAAAEKAPAEKKPKAGKKLPKEAGAGAADKKKKRSKKSVETYKIYIFKVLKQVHPDIGISSKAMGIMNSFINDIFEKLAQEASRLARYNKKPTITSREIQTAVRLVLPGELAKHAVSEGTKAVTKFTSS; encoded by the coding sequence atgGCGCCAAAGGCAGAGAAGAAGCCCGCTGAGAAGAAGCAAGCGGAGGAGAAAAAAACCGCCGCAGCCGAGAAAGCTCCGGCTGAGAAGAAGCCGAAAGCTGGGAAGAAGCTTCCGAAGGAAGCCGGAGCCGGAGCAGCcgataagaagaagaagaggagcaAGAAGAGCGTGGAGACGTACAAGATCTACATATTCAAGGTGTTGAAGCAGGTTCATCCGGATATCGGAATTTCAAGCAAGGCTATGGGGATTATGAACTCCTTTATTAATGATATCTTTGAGAAGCTTGCTCAGGAAGCTTCTAGGCTTGCTAGGTATAATAAGAAGCCTACTATTACGTCCAGGGAGATTCAGACCGCGGTCAGGCTTGTTCTGCCCGGTGAATTGGCAAAGCATGCTGTTTCTGAGGGCACCAAGGCTGTTACTAAATTTACCAGTTCTTAG